From the genome of Pelagicoccus sp. SDUM812003, one region includes:
- a CDS encoding AURKAIP1/COX24 domain-containing protein, whose product MGNLKKKRRLKMSKHKRRKRLKSNRHKKKAW is encoded by the coding sequence ATGGGTAATCTTAAGAAGAAACGCAGATTGAAGATGTCGAAGCACAAGCGTCGCAAGCGCTTGAAGTCGAATCGTCACAAGAAAAAGGCCTGGTAG
- a CDS encoding prepilin-type N-terminal cleavage/methylation domain-containing protein translates to MTTTTAPSKSVFASERARKGFTLVEVLVAISLAGMILGFSIGSLVFLARTSQGAWNYQDMNTQSRFALESFASDARMTEDVNSISSSAVSLEVYNAAGGTTTVLYQFVPDRNVFVRVVGGVEKVLLNDVETLQLTGYTLRRATTLDRLEVKEIQLEAVMQRDVLTTTNTNEIISARFLMRNRPVSSG, encoded by the coding sequence ATGACTACTACTACCGCTCCTTCTAAGTCGGTTTTCGCTTCTGAACGGGCCAGAAAGGGCTTCACCTTGGTGGAGGTTCTAGTGGCGATTTCGCTGGCCGGGATGATTCTAGGGTTTTCGATCGGTAGTCTGGTGTTTTTGGCCCGCACTTCGCAAGGCGCCTGGAACTATCAGGACATGAACACGCAGAGCCGATTCGCTTTGGAGTCGTTCGCTTCCGATGCTCGCATGACCGAGGATGTTAACTCGATTTCCTCCTCCGCGGTTTCGTTGGAAGTCTACAACGCCGCCGGCGGCACCACGACCGTTCTCTACCAGTTCGTGCCTGATCGCAATGTGTTCGTGCGCGTGGTGGGCGGGGTGGAGAAGGTGCTGCTCAATGATGTGGAAACGCTGCAGCTGACCGGCTACACGCTGCGGCGAGCGACTACTTTGGATCGGCTTGAAGTGAAGGAAATCCAGTTGGAGGCGGTCATGCAGCGCGATGTGCTCACGACGACCAATACCAACGAGATCATTTCCGCTCGCTTCCTGATGCGCAATCGACCGGTCAGCAGCGGCTAG
- a CDS encoding PilN domain-containing protein, with protein MISLKKKTADKASYRWRPNFRDYEALPDVQTVRTKVFLPVIFITIAAVFCVFILFREYGAMNTEKSIANLESEIASYQAEHDVIVSLNSDFMKIVRDLDEIDEFMSGKLVGSAFLISITSLLPEDMYLTRIEYGESKVSIEGSLNVPAEEASRIVDAFMKALEEADVAQGLLTEYKLTSMERDKSGEKIRFRIEVLPQEEKKGKKR; from the coding sequence ATGATTTCCCTCAAAAAGAAAACGGCCGATAAGGCCAGCTATCGCTGGCGCCCGAACTTTCGTGATTACGAGGCGTTGCCAGACGTGCAGACCGTGCGCACGAAAGTCTTCCTGCCGGTCATATTCATCACTATCGCGGCGGTCTTTTGCGTTTTCATCCTTTTCCGGGAGTACGGCGCGATGAATACGGAAAAGAGCATCGCGAATCTGGAAAGCGAAATCGCTAGCTACCAGGCCGAGCACGACGTCATCGTTTCGCTCAATTCCGATTTCATGAAAATTGTTCGCGATCTCGATGAGATCGACGAGTTCATGTCCGGCAAGCTGGTTGGTAGCGCCTTTCTGATCTCCATCACATCGCTCCTCCCGGAGGACATGTATTTGACGCGTATCGAATACGGTGAGTCCAAAGTTTCCATCGAAGGCAGTCTGAATGTGCCAGCGGAAGAAGCGTCGCGAATTGTGGATGCATTCATGAAGGCGCTTGAGGAGGCTGACGTCGCCCAGGGACTGCTAACGGAGTACAAGTTGACTTCGATGGAACGTGACAAGAGCGGCGAAAAGATCCGCTTCCGCATCGAAGTGCTTCCTCAAGAGGAAAAGAAAGGGAAGAAACGATGA
- the rpsT gene encoding 30S ribosomal protein S20, which produces MANTKSAIKNHRKTVARTLHNRSRKSRIKTLAKKVQLLAAEGSDKEALKSAAIEFVSAMDRAAKTNLIHANKANRAKASVAKYILG; this is translated from the coding sequence ATGGCAAATACCAAGTCAGCTATCAAAAACCATCGCAAGACGGTCGCGCGTACCCTGCACAACCGTTCGCGCAAGTCACGCATCAAGACGCTGGCCAAGAAAGTGCAGTTGCTAGCCGCTGAAGGATCCGACAAGGAAGCGCTCAAGAGCGCCGCTATCGAGTTCGTATCCGCAATGGATCGGGCAGCGAAGACCAATTTGATTCACGCCAACAAGGCGAACCGCGCCAAGGCGTCGGTTGCCAAGTACATTCTTGGTTAA
- a CDS encoding pseudouridine synthase produces MSQKSAFISFPPGYLGSQPMKFPLLANDERLFAVSKPAGVSCYQHEWTLGKPDFSMALRRELLNGKPQLERLGVKGVFRVYNLDAELSGALVFAKDEENEGLLKNAAGSDQLRFRFHLLARAETEEREFACDLPIARHFHDRRMLVSHKTGKRSETRFRFLRPFGQYQLWEAECTEMRLHQVRLHAAECGLMVVGEELYSDGGQVYLSRLKRGYLPSKGRERPIYPHLCVHLVEVGFSLPGLDLEPVMAPLPSRFETLLKRLDEHRGSRG; encoded by the coding sequence ATGAGCCAGAAATCGGCCTTTATCTCCTTCCCTCCAGGCTACTTGGGGAGTCAGCCCATGAAGTTTCCCTTGTTGGCGAACGACGAGCGCTTGTTTGCCGTCAGCAAGCCCGCTGGCGTCTCCTGCTACCAGCATGAATGGACATTGGGCAAACCGGACTTCTCCATGGCTCTGCGGCGCGAGCTTCTCAATGGGAAGCCCCAGCTGGAGCGCCTGGGCGTGAAAGGGGTTTTTCGCGTCTACAACCTCGACGCCGAGCTGAGCGGGGCTCTGGTCTTCGCCAAGGACGAGGAGAACGAGGGGCTGTTGAAGAACGCCGCTGGCTCGGACCAGTTGAGGTTTCGTTTTCACTTGCTGGCCCGAGCGGAGACCGAAGAGCGGGAGTTCGCCTGCGATCTGCCGATCGCTCGCCATTTCCATGACAGGCGGATGCTGGTTTCGCACAAGACCGGGAAGAGGAGCGAAACGCGGTTCCGATTCCTGCGCCCCTTTGGACAATACCAGCTCTGGGAGGCGGAGTGTACGGAAATGCGCTTGCACCAGGTGCGCCTGCACGCCGCAGAATGCGGGCTGATGGTGGTCGGTGAGGAGTTGTACAGCGACGGAGGCCAGGTGTACCTTTCACGGCTCAAGCGCGGCTACCTGCCGAGCAAAGGACGGGAGCGGCCGATCTACCCGCATCTATGCGTTCACCTGGTTGAGGTGGGCTTCTCGTTGCCGGGCTTGGATCTCGAGCCGGTAATGGCTCCGCTGCCAAGTCGTTTCGAGACGCTGCTCAAGCGGCTGGACGAGCACCGGGGATCGCGTGGCTAG